The sequence below is a genomic window from Armatimonadota bacterium.
CGAGCGTGGCCGCCGTCGGCTTTGCTTTATCGGCCTACGCAGTAGGCGACCATCGCGGCTGGATGACGCACAAGGAAGCTATCGCCAAGTCCCGAAATACGATTCGGCACATGATCGACCTCGCCCCAAAGTCTCACGGCTGGTACTACCACTGGCTGAACTGGAAAACGGGCAAGATCGAGTGGAACAGCGAAGTATCGACCATCGATTCATCCATCTTCTTCTGCGGCCTCATCCTCAACGAGCGCGCGCTCAAGGACCCAGAAATCTCGAAGATGACTTCAAAGATTCTGAAGGGGATCGACTGGGACTACATGCTCCACAACGGAGGAAACAAACCCGAGAAGAACATGTTTACCATGGGCTATCAGAATGGACATTTCCTAGATTCCGACTGGGGCGAGTATTCCGAAAATGCGATGATCTACCTGCTGGCCATCGGTCTCGATCCTTCCCTGCCCGCCGACCTTTGGAAAGCATTTGAACGCAAAAAATACGAAGCCTACGGCAAAACCGTGCTGTCTGGCGGACCGCTTTTCATGCACCAGATGTCGCATATCTTCTTCGACTTTAAGGGCAAACGCGACGGCCTCGGCATCGACTACTGGGCCAACTCTCGCCTCATGACCTTGCTTCAACGCCGGTATGCCACTGAGAATCCCAAGGGCTACAAGGGCTACTCCAAGGATATCTGGGGCTTCAGCGCTTGCGATATCCCTGACGGATATGGAGCCCAAGGATTCCCTGGCGGCTATTTAGGCGACAACTTCGACAACGGCACTCTCGCCGCTCCGGCGGCGCTCGCGTCGATGATGTTCACGCCCAAGGAGTCGATGGCTGCCGCCGACGCCTTCTACCGGGAATATCGCGATGCCTACGGCCGGTACGGCTTCAGCAGTGGCATCAATCCGACCAAGAATTGGCATTCGGCCGACATGATCGGAATCGATCAGGGGCAAATGATGCTTGGCATCGAAAACGCCCGTGACGGCTGGCCGAACAAGACTTTCATGTCGCATCCGGCGGTCAAACTGGCAATGAAAAGAGCCGGATTCCGCGAGACTAAAGAAGGTCCTCTCGAAAACCGGCCCGTGATCGTATCCGTGAAATAGATTGTTTACTTGTAGGCGTTAGCGCAGAGCACCTGGACGCCGTGCGAGAATCCGTAGTTGACATCCGCGCGGGCAAACCCAACATGCTGCAGCAGATAGCACATGCGATGGGCGGTGTATCCCCACTTGTGATACAGGCCGTCGTTGTGTTGGTCGCCCCATAGCGCCATCGCGAACAGCCCCCAGCGGTGGTTCGTGTGGTATTCGTTGGTCACTTCGGTGTACATGTTCGGTTCTGGAGCACCCAGAAACTGCGCGGCACACCAAGCGATGTCCGGCACTTCAATATAGGCCATGCCTCCCGGCTTCAGGACGCGGTGGATTTCGCGGCAAAGCGTCTCGCCGTCCTTGAAACCGAAGTGTTCGAGGACGTGGCTGAGCAAGATTTCATCCGCAGAGTTGTCGGCGAAAGGAAGAAGCGGAAAATCAGCCGGAACGACCTGATCGTTGGCCGGGAACTTGTCAACATTCGTCCAACCGGCTCGAACGTCGGAACCACAGCCAAGATTGAGTCGAACGACATCAAGAGATTGTTGAACCATGCCCTGATTGTCGGTACATTTGCGAGGATTCTTAGTCGGGGTTTGACCCAAGTATTTTTGTCGCCCAGGTTCAATACTGCCCGCATGGAATGAATCGGACAAGGAAACAGTCCGATGACATTTGTCGCCGCCGTATTGATGCTCCAGATGGGCCCTAACGCTTGGAAAGCGAAGGGAGAAAAACTCCTTCAACTTCAACGATTTCAGGAGGCCAGCGAAGCCTTTTCCAATGCCGCCGCTGGGTACGAAAAGACCGGTGATCCGAACGCAGCCAAGATTCTGCGAGAACGGAGCCAACGCTACTACTCAACCGTCGAACTCTATGCGGAAGAACCTGTCCAGCCGACCACCGGAGCTAAATATGAACCCGCCAGCGGCATGTACCTCGGTGCGAATATCGAGCGCGAAGACGCCACCCACGCACCTGCCAAATTCAACGAGTTGGTGGGCAAGAAGCATGCGATGTACTTTATGTATCGCCGGTACGGCGAAGCGTTCCCGTACCTGTTTGCCGATGAACTGAAGAAGGCCGGTGCGGCGCTCCAGATCGCTTGGGAACCCGATTCTCTGGACGACGTGGTAGACGACGACTACCTGGTCGACTTCGGCGACGCCATCAAGAAGAGCGGCATTCCCGTCTTCCTGCGCTTTGCCAGCGAAATGAACGGAAGTTGGGTTCCTTACACCGGAAATCCGACGCTGTATAAGGAGAAGTTTCGTTTGGTCGCTAACCGGGTGCGGGCCAT
It includes:
- a CDS encoding methyltransferase domain-containing protein codes for the protein MVQQSLDVVRLNLGCGSDVRAGWTNVDKFPANDQVVPADFPLLPFADNSADEILLSHVLEHFGFKDGETLCREIHRVLKPGGMAYIEVPDIAWCAAQFLGAPEPNMYTEVTNEYHTNHRWGLFAMALWGDQHNDGLYHKWGYTAHRMCYLLQHVGFARADVNYGFSHGVQVLCANAYK